The following coding sequences lie in one Phycisphaerae bacterium genomic window:
- a CDS encoding BlaI/MecI/CopY family transcriptional regulator produces the protein MKRELESQLSRRERQIMDVVYARGRATAAEVLEGLPAPPGYSAVRAMLRILEEKGHLTHEKDGARYVYRATHPRDEASESALRRVVRTFFDGSVEKAVAALLDSSEAEMSADELDRLSRLIDEARKGGR, from the coding sequence GAGCGGCAGATCATGGACGTGGTGTACGCCCGTGGTCGGGCGACGGCGGCGGAGGTGCTGGAGGGGTTGCCGGCGCCGCCGGGTTATTCGGCGGTGCGGGCGATGCTGCGGATTCTGGAGGAGAAGGGCCATCTGACCCATGAGAAGGACGGGGCGCGGTACGTTTACCGGGCGACTCACCCGCGTGACGAGGCGAGCGAGTCGGCTTTGCGGCGGGTGGTGCGGACGTTTTTTGACGGGTCGGTGGAGAAGGCGGTGGCGGCGCTGCTGGATTCGTCGGAGGCGGAGATGTCGGCTGACGAGTTGGACCGCCTGTCGCGGCTGATCGACGAGGCCCGGAAAGGAGGTCGCTGA